The following proteins come from a genomic window of Chryseobacterium glaciei:
- a CDS encoding DUF4280 domain-containing protein, with translation MAEKHIVVQGAMCKCQFGQAPDKLKVLTHKKEYANDKDASKKLIVTTKEIGAATFEKNTFGNCTKMGVPPPPCKIMVTEWQNFYDKVQLSNGGYVILEDSKAICAIAGTPCIEIIDNGQRAEACQQNFKNADKDVQQQINPLVDSESMQKKEMIYDTSGDATKQTLS, from the coding sequence ATGGCAGAAAAACATATTGTAGTACAAGGTGCTATGTGCAAATGCCAGTTCGGACAGGCTCCGGATAAGCTTAAAGTGCTTACCCATAAGAAAGAATATGCCAATGATAAGGATGCCTCCAAGAAACTTATTGTCACCACAAAAGAAATAGGGGCGGCTACATTTGAAAAAAATACTTTCGGAAACTGTACAAAAATGGGAGTTCCACCACCACCATGCAAAATAATGGTTACCGAGTGGCAGAATTTTTATGATAAAGTACAGCTTAGTAACGGAGGATATGTTATTCTGGAAGACAGCAAAGCAATTTGTGCAATTGCCGGAACTCCATGCATTGAAATTATAGATAACGGACAAAGGGCTGAGGCCTGTCAGCAAAATTTCAAAAATGCGGATAAAGATGTGCAGCAGCAGATCAATCCGTTGGTAGATTCTGAAAGTATGCAGAAGAAAGAAATGATATACGACACTTCAGGAGATGCAACTAAACAAACTCTAAGCTAA
- a CDS encoding endonuclease: MKKIILFLVWAGFANAQAPAGYYNSANGLTGASLKTALSSIITNGHQDKGYGGLWTGYKTTDIDKNYENDGSILDIYSEKPTGTDPYKFTPGTNQCGTYSVEGNCYNREHIVPQSLFNEASPMVSDINFIRATDGKVNGMRSNYPFGKVGTATFTSKNGSKLGSSASSGYAGTVFEPIDEFKGDVARMIFYFVTRYQSKLSTFSTGNILGSTTFPGLQTWELNVLLAWHNQDPVSQAEITRNNASYTYQGNRNPFIDNPGYANQIWGSQQPSTDTQSPTTVTGLTLPSKTSNSISLSWNASTDNVGVASYTIYMNGSLKTTVTSTSTTISGLNPSTTYNFYVVAKDAAGNSSTNSSTVSGTTNAGTSTPSTNCVNETFETIPANSASYSTRTWTNGGITWTATDARTDQTISTKAITVREGSLKSSSSANGIGSLTVTTQLKFTGSNGTFNVLVNGVTVGTIPYSATVATTTISNINVSGNVVVSLENNSSSDRVAIDNLNWNCYSGTAKQSVSSLEKSEINDLQIYPNPVSNQEIFVKGETQNIKKAEIYNLQGKVMQTIYQPFKNSRNSLKIKNLEQGIYILKLDNSTLKFVLQ, encoded by the coding sequence ATGAAAAAAATCATCTTATTTCTTGTATGGGCAGGGTTTGCCAATGCTCAGGCCCCTGCAGGATATTACAATTCGGCAAACGGATTGACCGGAGCATCTTTGAAAACAGCCTTGAGCTCGATCATCACCAACGGACATCAGGACAAAGGCTATGGCGGACTATGGACAGGTTACAAAACCACAGATATCGACAAAAATTATGAAAATGACGGTTCAATTTTAGATATTTATTCTGAAAAACCAACCGGAACCGATCCTTATAAATTTACGCCAGGAACCAATCAGTGTGGAACGTATTCAGTTGAAGGAAACTGTTATAATCGTGAGCATATTGTTCCGCAAAGCTTATTTAATGAAGCTTCGCCAATGGTTTCTGATATCAACTTCATCCGAGCTACAGACGGAAAAGTGAACGGAATGAGAAGCAATTATCCTTTCGGGAAAGTGGGAACAGCAACTTTTACGTCTAAGAATGGTTCAAAGCTTGGAAGTTCTGCTTCTTCAGGATATGCGGGGACGGTTTTTGAGCCGATTGATGAGTTTAAAGGTGATGTTGCACGTATGATTTTCTATTTTGTAACGCGTTACCAAAGCAAACTTTCTACTTTTTCTACAGGAAATATATTGGGAAGCACCACTTTTCCGGGATTGCAGACTTGGGAACTGAATGTTTTACTGGCTTGGCATAATCAAGATCCTGTTTCTCAGGCTGAAATCACAAGAAATAATGCTTCTTATACTTATCAGGGAAACAGAAATCCGTTTATTGATAATCCGGGTTATGCAAATCAAATCTGGGGTTCTCAGCAGCCTTCGACAGATACGCAGTCTCCTACAACTGTTACAGGATTAACTCTTCCATCAAAAACATCAAACAGTATTTCACTTTCATGGAATGCTTCAACAGATAATGTTGGCGTTGCTTCTTACACTATTTATATGAACGGGAGTCTGAAAACTACGGTAACGTCAACCTCAACAACAATTTCAGGTTTAAATCCTTCTACAACTTACAATTTCTATGTTGTGGCAAAAGATGCGGCAGGAAATTCTTCAACAAACAGTTCAACCGTTTCTGGGACAACTAATGCTGGAACTTCTACTCCATCAACCAATTGTGTGAATGAAACTTTTGAAACTATTCCTGCAAACAGTGCTTCTTATTCTACAAGAACGTGGACGAATGGAGGAATTACCTGGACAGCAACAGATGCAAGAACAGATCAAACAATTTCTACGAAAGCGATCACAGTAAGAGAAGGTTCGTTAAAATCTAGTTCTTCAGCTAATGGAATTGGCTCTTTGACGGTAACGACTCAATTGAAATTTACAGGAAGCAACGGAACTTTTAATGTGTTGGTGAATGGCGTAACGGTGGGAACTATTCCTTACAGTGCGACGGTTGCAACAACGACAATCAGTAATATTAATGTTTCAGGAAATGTGGTTGTGAGTTTAGAAAATAATTCATCAAGTGATAGAGTTGCAATTGATAATTTAAATTGGAATTGTTATTCAGGAACAGCAAAACAGAGCGTTTCTTCTTTGGAAAAATCTGAAATTAATGATTTGCAAATCTATCCGAATCCAGTTTCTAATCAGGAGATTTTTGTAAAAGGGGAAACTCAAAACATCAAAAAAGCTGAGATCTATAATTTGCAGGGGAAAGTAATGCAGACGATTTATCAACCTTTTAAAAACAGTAGAAATTCTCTTAAAATTAAAAACTTAGAACAGGGAATTTATATTTTAAAATTGGATAATTCTACATTGAAATTTGTGTTGCAATAA
- the hemL gene encoding glutamate-1-semialdehyde 2,1-aminomutase has translation MKYQRSSALFDEAYKYIPGGVNSPVRAFKSVGGVPVFMKSAKGAYLTDADDNTYIDYINSWGPAILGHTHPEVLEELKIQAEKGFSFGAPTELETEIAKFIVDNVPNIDQIRMVSSGTEACMSAVRLARGFTGRDKIVKFEGCYHGHSDSFLIKAGSGAATFGNPNSPGVTEGTAKDTLLAKYNDFEQVQDLFRHNQGQIAAVIIEPVAGNMGCVLPENDFLQNLRKICDENGALLIFDEVMTGFRLAFGGAQELYNVKADLVTYGKVIGGGLPVGAFAGRNEIMDHLAPKGGVYQAGTLSGNPLAMRAGLKTLQLIKNDENFFSNLNKTTETLDFEIGKILNEKGIAHKINRKGSMMSVFFHINRVSNFDEAQEANHSLFNNFFHQMLTNGIYLPPSGYETYFISDAIKDKEIDMTLEAVRKFDFS, from the coding sequence ATGAAATATCAAAGAAGTTCAGCTTTATTCGATGAAGCTTACAAATACATTCCGGGAGGAGTAAATTCTCCTGTTCGTGCATTCAAATCTGTGGGTGGCGTTCCTGTTTTTATGAAGTCTGCAAAAGGGGCTTACCTTACAGATGCTGATGACAATACTTATATCGATTACATCAATTCTTGGGGACCGGCTATTTTAGGCCACACTCATCCAGAAGTGTTGGAAGAATTAAAAATTCAGGCAGAGAAAGGTTTTTCTTTCGGTGCTCCGACAGAATTGGAAACTGAAATTGCAAAATTCATCGTAGATAATGTTCCAAATATTGACCAGATCAGAATGGTTTCTTCAGGAACAGAAGCTTGTATGAGCGCGGTAAGATTGGCAAGAGGGTTTACAGGAAGAGATAAAATTGTGAAATTTGAGGGCTGTTATCACGGTCATTCAGATTCATTTTTGATTAAAGCGGGAAGTGGTGCTGCTACTTTTGGAAACCCGAATTCTCCAGGAGTGACAGAAGGAACGGCAAAAGATACTTTGTTGGCAAAATATAATGATTTTGAGCAGGTTCAGGATTTATTCAGACATAATCAAGGTCAAATTGCAGCCGTAATTATCGAACCTGTTGCCGGAAATATGGGTTGCGTTCTTCCTGAAAATGATTTCCTTCAAAATTTGAGAAAGATCTGCGACGAAAACGGGGCTTTATTGATTTTTGATGAAGTAATGACAGGTTTCAGATTGGCTTTCGGAGGAGCTCAGGAATTATATAATGTGAAAGCAGATTTGGTTACTTATGGAAAGGTAATCGGAGGTGGACTTCCGGTTGGTGCTTTTGCAGGAAGAAACGAAATTATGGATCATTTAGCTCCAAAAGGCGGAGTTTATCAGGCTGGAACGTTAAGCGGAAATCCTTTGGCAATGAGAGCGGGTCTAAAAACGCTTCAACTAATTAAAAATGATGAAAATTTCTTCAGTAATCTTAATAAAACAACTGAAACTTTAGATTTTGAGATTGGAAAAATTTTAAATGAAAAAGGAATCGCTCATAAAATCAACAGAAAAGGTTCAATGATGTCTGTTTTCTTTCATATTAATAGAGTTTCTAATTTTGATGAAGCGCAGGAAGCAAACCATTCATTATTCAATAATTTTTTCCATCAAATGTTGACAAACGGAATATATCTTCCTCCAAGTGGATATGAAACCTATTTCATCAGTGATGCAATTAAGGATAAAGAAATTGATATGACGCTTGAAGCAGTCAGAAAATTTGATTTTTCTTAA
- a CDS encoding DUF5522 domain-containing protein, with product MALFDIKEGEDFYYNEQGYKVFTEKFHLKRGHCCKSGCRHCPYGYDKKTDTFIKNDKKNK from the coding sequence ATGGCACTTTTTGACATCAAAGAAGGTGAAGACTTTTACTACAACGAGCAAGGGTATAAGGTTTTTACGGAAAAATTTCATCTGAAAAGAGGACATTGCTGTAAAAGTGGCTGTAGACATTGTCCTTACGGATACGATAAAAAGACCGATACATTCATTAAAAACGATAAAAAAAATAAATAA
- a CDS encoding WG repeat-containing protein: MKKILILSITIGSFYSCSQKKEKTFAEDATVQNTDTIINGLVVNNYKEKGLYKTFKNADNKYGISDAKGNVIVEAAYDGLERRSDFYYMSHNANKPDALVWLDVQNKKLIVLPDYIDHHLNIKDNVDAVVDKNQKMGIIESGKKVLIPFQYESIEKIGNKYFAKQSGKSAIDVFDQSLKKDILPFNLKDAVVLSDKENLVTVTNDKDKMGIINSDLKLLVPFEYSSIVPYTHDSHYFIVSKREANGKPLFGIMDNQFKIVVPVTYTSIDESDNEEKKLEVTKDNVSKTVDFKDFITKK; the protein is encoded by the coding sequence ATGAAAAAGATACTCATACTTTCAATCACAATAGGTAGTTTTTACAGTTGTTCTCAGAAAAAGGAAAAAACATTTGCAGAGGATGCAACTGTTCAGAATACGGACACTATCATCAATGGATTAGTCGTTAATAATTACAAAGAAAAAGGGCTGTATAAAACATTTAAAAATGCAGACAATAAATATGGAATATCAGACGCCAAAGGAAATGTGATTGTAGAAGCCGCTTATGACGGGCTTGAAAGACGAAGCGATTTTTATTACATGTCCCACAATGCAAATAAACCGGATGCCCTTGTCTGGCTGGATGTTCAAAACAAAAAACTCATCGTTCTTCCGGATTATATTGATCATCATTTAAATATAAAGGATAACGTTGATGCGGTTGTTGATAAAAATCAAAAAATGGGGATAATTGAGTCTGGAAAAAAAGTGTTGATCCCTTTTCAATATGAAAGCATTGAAAAAATAGGCAATAAATATTTTGCAAAACAAAGTGGTAAAAGTGCGATAGACGTTTTTGATCAGAGTTTGAAAAAAGATATTCTTCCTTTCAACTTGAAAGATGCTGTTGTATTATCAGATAAAGAAAATTTAGTTACCGTTACCAATGATAAAGATAAAATGGGGATCATCAATTCAGATCTGAAATTATTAGTACCTTTTGAATATTCAAGCATTGTACCTTATACTCATGACAGTCATTACTTTATAGTGTCTAAAAGAGAAGCTAATGGCAAACCTTTGTTTGGTATTATGGATAATCAGTTTAAAATTGTAGTTCCTGTAACTTATACTTCTATTGATGAAAGTGATAACGAAGAGAAAAAATTGGAAGTAACCAAAGATAATGTAAGCAAAACAGTAGATTTTAAGGATTTTATTACTAAAAAATAA
- a CDS encoding 1-aminocyclopropane-1-carboxylate deaminase/D-cysteine desulfhydrase: MLLQLPTEKIPIQEIPINKNIKLFIKREDLVHPQISGNKYWKLFHNINNYVNQNPEKPYIITFGGAFSNHISAVSAVGNLTGIPTLGIIRGEELKDKWRDNPTLVFAKRNGMNLKFITREEYRNKEKLSEFLQHEFPEALIVPEGGTNEDAVQGVKMMLNNETKDFDYLCTAVGTGGTIAGISKFCKENQKVIGFKVVDDSSLENKISELTLKRNFNLIDSSFGGYGKIKDENIRFINDFKEKYGIPLEPIYTGKMMQKVFELIDEEYFPENSKILCFHTGGLQGVEGANLLLEKQNRNLII, translated from the coding sequence ATGTTATTACAACTCCCAACAGAAAAAATCCCCATTCAGGAAATTCCCATCAATAAAAACATAAAACTTTTCATTAAAAGAGAAGACCTTGTTCATCCTCAGATTTCAGGAAATAAATATTGGAAACTTTTCCACAATATCAATAATTATGTAAATCAAAATCCTGAAAAACCTTATATCATAACCTTTGGCGGAGCATTTTCAAACCATATTTCTGCGGTTTCTGCTGTCGGAAATTTAACGGGAATTCCAACTTTGGGAATTATTAGGGGAGAAGAATTAAAAGATAAATGGCGTGACAATCCAACTTTAGTTTTCGCAAAAAGAAACGGAATGAATTTAAAATTCATCACCCGAGAAGAATACCGAAATAAAGAAAAATTATCAGAATTTTTACAACATGAATTTCCTGAAGCACTGATCGTTCCAGAAGGCGGAACCAATGAAGATGCTGTACAGGGTGTAAAAATGATGCTGAATAACGAAACAAAAGATTTTGATTATCTTTGCACCGCAGTTGGAACCGGAGGTACGATTGCCGGGATTTCCAAATTTTGTAAAGAGAATCAGAAAGTTATAGGTTTTAAGGTAGTTGACGATTCTTCTTTGGAAAATAAAATTTCAGAATTAACCTTAAAAAGAAATTTCAATCTAATAGATTCAAGTTTTGGAGGTTATGGTAAAATAAAAGATGAAAACATCCGTTTTATCAATGATTTCAAGGAGAAATACGGAATTCCGTTAGAACCGATATATACAGGAAAAATGATGCAGAAGGTTTTTGAACTGATTGATGAAGAATATTTTCCTGAAAACAGCAAGATCTTGTGCTTCCACACGGGTGGATTACAGGGTGTTGAAGGAGCAAATTTGCTCTTAGAAAAACAGAATAGAAATTTAATTATATAA
- a CDS encoding DUF4136 domain-containing protein — translation MKKYIFILLAAATLSLTSCSPFQVRSDYAETANFTSYKTYKIRIDDLKLNDIDKDRVLNELSRQLQTKGLQSGENPDLIVNVKANHKKVTDINSGSPYGMYGWGGSFGWGLGMSRTWTSNYNEGAIIVDLVDAKSQKLVWQGIGSGISVDSPKAKQRQIPEIVAEIMKNYPPQRK, via the coding sequence ATGAAAAAATATATTTTTATTTTGTTAGCTGCGGCTACTTTGAGTTTAACGTCTTGTAGTCCTTTTCAAGTGCGTTCAGACTACGCCGAAACTGCCAATTTCACTTCTTATAAGACTTATAAAATAAGAATTGATGATTTGAAGCTTAATGATATTGATAAAGACAGAGTGTTGAACGAATTGTCTAGACAACTACAAACCAAAGGACTTCAATCGGGCGAAAATCCTGATTTGATCGTCAATGTAAAAGCAAACCACAAGAAAGTTACAGATATCAACAGCGGATCTCCTTACGGAATGTACGGTTGGGGCGGATCTTTCGGATGGGGTCTTGGAATGAGCAGAACTTGGACAAGCAACTATAATGAAGGAGCCATCATCGTTGATCTTGTAGATGCAAAATCTCAAAAACTGGTTTGGCAAGGTATCGGAAGCGGAATTTCCGTTGATTCTCCTAAAGCGAAACAAAGACAGATTCCAGAAATCGTGGCAGAGATCATGAAAAATTATCCTCCTCAGAGAAAATAA
- a CDS encoding OmpA family protein: MGKGVNKIDIAVNEVNAKVISRSGNRICVEAGKLVWFKVSEWMSGTTEVDKKKGTIWIRQDYTREMIINKKEIGSSQVYGYAFKKKECGASAYYYIEATLFGNRDTKNVTGLYVKGFTPALLVSSKWCLQNDGADQRDRKFSFGENVFLGLETEGLNQQTLTIEVYRLNSEVTFGKVAGRVFDSNYDPTKDDEQTKVFQKQAKVIDGEVNTEFTIQPSWKKGTEDNLFYVKVKDGNSYVQDNKKQIIHGRYLKVKNNIVPIKKNVVTLTNNAPVKVGAADKDVKVNHLCTYKQINIEDNGETFQVFKEGQTTFQKTSPVVQYTTAKVHFNFDKSDIRPEARETLKYLLDFLLYNQHLDMTLSGHADDRGALDYNQALSERRAQAVKDFFSKGGLDKNRIKTRGYGEVSPVASGKTEEAYKKNRRVEIEFSYIEYNQNALFYEMLAPDSSKMKDITVNVLNRSDKGCFRKEKHNKNIIYVNETDSKDLVPKNGNSIKQIVFSQQSAFPKNYAFLLGKFLNPFSKIYYQFAFHINSCAYYADKEKATLEVRVYPDVVWIGHFQYNYKESGTYFFHEKNFDLETGISDVIDEITNSTLFKISKILPSQWIQEYVVLPYIKKQAMDYSYGIHTIHNRTVEKAGESLSLVGTQTNLIKQTLYTKYVAAAVIYGFVVVGIIIDLLMIYLTRGKNLQGRMLKLARAVKGAKRVLKAMEDAGAELIPPSIAINAGMYYQKQKNGKLALVYEANISAKPVVAVNFKREFDLLDLLKKGIESIQGAKHPKDKDTKAKLDEAKKNNTKITEYFESIKKNIQIKGAFDAVGELIFEQNIQFNFLTNSHTFTDKIGNLAQTAKNEVTIKDQVKFNATVNGQFKKEFDFFRLQTKVEGKVEINLKGGAGLKLQYGVDMAGKHDKSENVKAKGLYIIPSIFCSGVEGTYLGSLKVSNALTEILDIADFSTNEGNPMPFVLIEPFEVPLFEIQLFKEK; encoded by the coding sequence ATGGGAAAAGGAGTAAATAAGATCGATATAGCCGTAAACGAGGTCAATGCAAAGGTAATTAGCCGATCGGGAAACCGAATTTGTGTTGAAGCGGGCAAACTCGTATGGTTTAAAGTTTCCGAGTGGATGTCAGGAACTACAGAGGTTGATAAAAAGAAAGGCACGATCTGGATAAGACAGGACTATACCAGAGAGATGATCATCAATAAAAAAGAGATCGGATCTAGTCAGGTGTATGGTTATGCTTTCAAAAAGAAGGAATGTGGAGCTTCAGCATATTACTATATTGAAGCGACTCTTTTCGGGAACAGAGATACTAAAAATGTTACAGGACTTTATGTAAAAGGATTTACTCCTGCTTTATTGGTCAGCAGCAAATGGTGCCTGCAAAATGACGGAGCAGATCAGCGTGACCGTAAATTTTCATTTGGCGAGAATGTTTTTCTTGGATTGGAAACAGAAGGCCTGAATCAGCAGACTCTTACCATAGAAGTATATCGCCTCAACAGTGAAGTTACGTTTGGTAAAGTTGCAGGCCGAGTATTTGATAGCAATTATGATCCCACAAAAGATGACGAGCAGACCAAAGTATTTCAGAAACAGGCGAAAGTTATTGATGGAGAAGTTAATACAGAATTTACCATCCAGCCATCTTGGAAGAAAGGAACTGAAGACAACCTTTTTTATGTTAAAGTAAAAGATGGAAACAGCTATGTACAGGATAACAAGAAACAGATCATTCACGGAAGATATTTAAAAGTTAAAAACAATATTGTTCCTATAAAGAAAAATGTGGTAACCCTTACCAATAATGCTCCTGTAAAAGTAGGCGCGGCTGATAAAGATGTTAAAGTAAACCACCTTTGTACCTACAAACAGATCAATATAGAAGATAATGGTGAAACTTTTCAGGTATTTAAAGAAGGGCAAACCACTTTCCAAAAAACGTCTCCTGTTGTACAATATACGACGGCAAAAGTTCATTTTAATTTTGATAAATCTGATATTCGTCCCGAAGCTCGCGAGACTTTAAAATATCTGCTAGACTTTTTGCTCTATAATCAACATTTAGATATGACCCTTTCCGGGCACGCGGATGACAGAGGAGCATTAGATTATAATCAGGCTCTTTCTGAACGAAGAGCTCAGGCGGTAAAAGATTTTTTCTCGAAGGGAGGATTAGATAAAAACAGGATCAAGACCCGAGGATATGGAGAAGTAAGTCCTGTAGCTTCCGGAAAAACAGAAGAAGCTTATAAGAAAAATAGAAGAGTAGAGATAGAATTCAGTTATATAGAATACAATCAGAATGCACTTTTTTATGAAATGCTTGCGCCGGATTCCAGCAAAATGAAAGATATTACGGTAAATGTTTTAAACCGTTCGGATAAAGGCTGTTTCAGGAAAGAGAAACATAATAAAAATATAATCTATGTAAATGAAACAGACAGTAAGGATCTTGTTCCAAAAAATGGAAATAGCATAAAACAGATTGTTTTTTCCCAACAGTCAGCTTTTCCTAAAAATTATGCATTTCTATTGGGGAAATTTTTGAATCCTTTTTCAAAGATTTATTATCAGTTTGCCTTCCATATCAATAGTTGCGCCTATTATGCCGACAAAGAGAAAGCAACTCTGGAAGTAAGAGTTTATCCTGATGTTGTATGGATAGGGCATTTTCAGTATAATTACAAAGAAAGCGGAACGTATTTCTTTCATGAGAAAAACTTTGATTTAGAAACCGGTATCAGTGATGTAATTGATGAAATTACAAATAGTACTTTATTTAAAATAAGTAAGATTTTACCCTCTCAATGGATACAGGAATATGTCGTTTTGCCCTATATCAAAAAGCAGGCGATGGATTATTCTTATGGCATTCACACGATTCATAACCGAACAGTGGAGAAAGCAGGCGAATCTCTTTCTTTAGTAGGTACGCAGACCAATCTCATTAAGCAGACTCTTTATACAAAATATGTTGCGGCTGCCGTAATTTATGGTTTTGTAGTGGTCGGAATTATCATAGACCTACTGATGATCTACCTTACAAGAGGAAAAAATCTTCAGGGTAGAATGCTGAAATTGGCCAGAGCAGTAAAAGGAGCCAAAAGAGTTTTAAAAGCAATGGAAGATGCCGGAGCAGAGCTTATTCCGCCTTCTATAGCTATCAATGCCGGGATGTATTACCAGAAACAAAAAAATGGTAAATTGGCTTTAGTATATGAAGCTAATATTAGTGCAAAACCGGTTGTAGCAGTTAATTTTAAAAGAGAATTCGACCTTTTGGATTTGTTGAAGAAAGGAATAGAAAGCATTCAGGGGGCGAAGCATCCAAAAGATAAAGATACCAAAGCCAAACTTGATGAAGCTAAAAAGAATAACACCAAAATCACAGAATATTTTGAAAGTATCAAAAAAAATATTCAAATTAAGGGAGCTTTTGATGCTGTTGGTGAATTAATATTTGAACAAAATATTCAGTTTAATTTTTTAACAAATAGTCATACTTTTACAGACAAAATTGGAAATCTGGCGCAGACGGCGAAAAATGAGGTAACAATTAAAGATCAGGTTAAATTTAATGCAACTGTTAACGGACAGTTTAAAAAAGAATTCGACTTTTTCAGACTCCAGACAAAAGTAGAAGGAAAAGTAGAAATAAACTTAAAGGGCGGGGCTGGTCTTAAATTGCAGTATGGCGTAGATATGGCAGGAAAACACGATAAAAGTGAAAATGTAAAAGCAAAAGGTTTATATATTATTCCATCCATATTTTGTTCAGGGGTAGAAGGAACGTATTTAGGAAGCTTAAAAGTATCAAATGCTCTTACAGAAATTCTTGATATAGCCGATTTTTCTACCAATGAAGGGAATCCTATGCCGTTTGTTTTAATAGAACCTTTTGAGGTTCCGCTATTTGAAATACAATTATTTAAAGAAAAATAA
- a CDS encoding glucosaminidase domain-containing protein, whose translation MKRLFLLISLLVLSKFSAQTWATEDQYIQKFAQYAVEEMEKYKIPASITLAQGLLETGGGQSRLAQEGKNHFGIKCKEDWTGKTMKHTDDAPNECFRVYEDPRQSYEDHSIFLSTRKYYTGLFNLDMKDYKAWAYGLKKAGYATNPRYASILIGKIERYKLYEFDNTSSKEVLYAVLKMYPDLKDDRSFMARLEPSKFVKKDKDPVTVNVPYKQTSFAQQQKRVERIKTKAEILNSILIKSHPNDGLKYIIIPEDTNVQFIANKFKVSESKLTKWNELESDVLKKDEIVFLESKNSDGNTATYKALSGEDMHDIAQKFGIKLHKLYAKNRMDEGQQPSAGQLIYLIDKKPRN comes from the coding sequence ATGAAAAGACTTTTCTTACTAATAAGCCTTTTAGTTTTATCAAAATTCTCGGCTCAGACTTGGGCTACTGAAGACCAATACATCCAAAAATTCGCTCAATATGCAGTGGAAGAGATGGAAAAGTATAAAATTCCTGCTTCTATCACGCTTGCTCAGGGACTTCTTGAGACTGGTGGTGGACAAAGCAGATTGGCTCAAGAAGGTAAAAATCACTTCGGAATAAAATGTAAAGAAGACTGGACGGGGAAAACTATGAAACATACCGATGACGCTCCCAACGAGTGTTTCCGTGTGTATGAAGACCCAAGACAATCTTACGAAGATCACTCGATATTTTTATCAACAAGAAAATATTATACAGGGCTTTTCAATTTAGATATGAAAGATTATAAAGCGTGGGCATATGGTCTGAAAAAGGCTGGTTATGCAACAAACCCACGATATGCATCTATCTTAATAGGTAAAATTGAAAGATATAAACTTTATGAATTTGATAATACAAGTTCTAAAGAAGTTTTGTATGCGGTTCTTAAAATGTATCCTGATTTAAAGGATGACAGAAGTTTCATGGCAAGATTAGAACCTTCAAAATTTGTAAAGAAAGATAAAGATCCTGTTACAGTAAATGTTCCTTACAAGCAAACTTCTTTCGCTCAACAACAGAAAAGAGTGGAAAGAATCAAGACAAAAGCTGAAATCCTTAATTCAATTTTAATTAAAAGTCATCCAAATGACGGCTTGAAATATATCATTATTCCTGAGGACACGAATGTTCAGTTTATCGCAAATAAATTCAAAGTAAGCGAAAGCAAACTGACGAAATGGAATGAACTGGAAAGCGATGTTTTAAAGAAAGACGAAATTGTTTTCCTTGAATCTAAAAACTCAGATGGAAATACGGCAACTTACAAAGCTCTTTCAGGAGAAGATATGCATGATATTGCTCAAAAATTCGGAATCAAATTACATAAATTATATGCAAAAAACAGAATGGATGAAGGTCAGCAACCATCTGCAGGGCAGTTAATTTATCTGATTGACAAAAAACCTAGAAACTAA